One segment of Syngnathus scovelli strain Florida chromosome 6, RoL_Ssco_1.2, whole genome shotgun sequence DNA contains the following:
- the LOC125970571 gene encoding uncharacterized protein isoform X3 yields the protein MLDPILSWNRTNKRNQISVEKINPVEYKLIVGIVNEHNHLKLAAIMPGEKRSLLLDPLGESQMDIKKCLESTRAFMRNKGRNVSGWTCGTVPHPRQQDSTSCGVFALKFAEHLLSNEEIYFSVKAHNINRYRLQIATTLLLETDDLSDLCFVCGEATYDTDNRWIQCDECVRQGTRRRTRMQSLSFL from the exons ATGTTGGACCCAATTCTGAGCTGGAATCGGACAAACAAACGCAACCAAATCAGCGTGGAAAAG atCAACCCGGTGGAATACAAACTTATTGTTGGCATTGTCAATGAGCATAATCATTTGAAGCTGGCG GCAATCATGCCAGGAGAAAAAAGGTCCTTACTGCTTGATCCTCTTGGTGAGTCTCAAATGGACATTAAAAAATGCCTGGAATCAACCCG GGCGTTCATGCGCAACAAAGGGCGCAATGTTTCCGGGTGGACTTGTGGCACTGTCCCCCATCCCAGGCAACAAGATTCAACCTCTTGTGGTGTCTTTGCTTTGAAA TTTGCAGAACATCTTCTTTCAAATGAAGAAATATATTTCTCAGTAAAGGCACACAATATAAATAGGTACAGGCTGCAAATTGCCACCACACTTCTATTAGAGACTG atgatttatctgacttgtgctttgtttgtgggGAAGCTACATATGACACAGACAACAGATGG ATTCAGTGTGACGAGTGTGTTAGGCAGGGAaccaggcggaggactcggatgcagagtctttcttttctctga
- the LOC125970571 gene encoding uncharacterized protein isoform X2, producing MLDPILSWNRTNKRNQISVEKVSYIDSFAMTNLWNGKSQRLKINPVEYKLIVGIVNEHNHLKLAAIMPGEKRSLLLDPLGESQMDIKKCLESTRAFMRNKGRNVSGWTCGTVPHPRQQDSTSCGVFALKFAEHLLSNEEIYFSVKAHNINRYRLQIATTLLLETDDLSDLCFVCGEATYDTDNRWIQCDECVRQGTRRRTRMQSLSFL from the exons ATGTTGGACCCAATTCTGAGCTGGAATCGGACAAACAAACGCAACCAAATCAGCGTGGAAAAGGTTTCCTATATTGACTCATTTGCAATGACTAATTTATGGAATGGAAAGAGCCAGAGACTCAAG atCAACCCGGTGGAATACAAACTTATTGTTGGCATTGTCAATGAGCATAATCATTTGAAGCTGGCG GCAATCATGCCAGGAGAAAAAAGGTCCTTACTGCTTGATCCTCTTGGTGAGTCTCAAATGGACATTAAAAAATGCCTGGAATCAACCCG GGCGTTCATGCGCAACAAAGGGCGCAATGTTTCCGGGTGGACTTGTGGCACTGTCCCCCATCCCAGGCAACAAGATTCAACCTCTTGTGGTGTCTTTGCTTTGAAA TTTGCAGAACATCTTCTTTCAAATGAAGAAATATATTTCTCAGTAAAGGCACACAATATAAATAGGTACAGGCTGCAAATTGCCACCACACTTCTATTAGAGACTG atgatttatctgacttgtgctttgtttgtgggGAAGCTACATATGACACAGACAACAGATGG ATTCAGTGTGACGAGTGTGTTAGGCAGGGAaccaggcggaggactcggatgcagagtctttcttttctctga
- the LOC125970571 gene encoding uncharacterized protein isoform X1, whose amino-acid sequence MPSALPSTRPSPTWRERTHVRLLFVDFSSAFNTIVPQRLICKLDELGLSTSLCNWILDFLCQRPQVVRVGDKISASITLSTGAPQGCVLSPLFFTLLTHDCTATYSDNRIVKFADDTLVGLITKGDETRYRSEVDLLTTWCRDNNLLLNVNKTKEIIVDFRKGHTTHLPLIIDGAVVERVSCTKFLGVHISEDLLIRKHLVTGKESSAPPVLPAEAQACMCSSGSPVYILPWHH is encoded by the coding sequence atgccatctgctctgccctccactcggccctcacccacctggagagaaaggactcatgtgaggttgctgtttgtggacttcagctctgccttcaacaccattgtgccgcagcgactcatctgcaaactcgacgagctgggcctcagtacctccctctgcaactggatactagacttcctctgtcagaggcctcaggtggtgcgtgttggtgacaaaatctccgccagcatcacgctgagcacgggggccccccagggctgcgtgctcagtccattgttcttcaccctgctgacgcatgactgcactgcgacctacagcgacaaccgcatagtgaagtttgctgacgacactctggtgggtctcatcacgaagggcgacgagactcggtacagatcggaagttgaccttctgaccacgtggtgcagggacaacaacctcctgctgaacgtcaataagaccaaggaaatcattgttgacttccggaagggtcacacaacacacctgccgctgatcatcgacggtgctgtggtggagagggtgagctgcaccaagttcctgggggtgcacatcagtgaggacctcctgatccgcaaacacctcgtcactggcaaagaaagctcagcgccgcctgtacttcctgcggaagctcaggcgtgcatgtgctcctcaggcagtcctgtctacattctaccatggcaccattga